Proteins from a genomic interval of Rhizobium rhododendri:
- the cydC gene encoding thiol reductant ABC exporter subunit CydC yields MIALMSFLPLFRTRALRFGLAFGLGALTLVAGMALLGVSGWFLTAAALTTAAASFNLFGPSSLIRGFSLIRIGARYGEKLVGHDATLWLLADLRGWLFSRLIPRMPLKDTGISHGDLVSRLTADIDTLDTAFLVAIGPMLTALVLGATMSAILGWYIPAGAVVYAVTLATATLAVPAVLVGATLAQGRSVIAASAAVRSAALQSMDGLADFIVFDQIAMAEKQFDDAANAVGSARRRLALRGSIASAMVQLLAGTALVGVLWFGIQSFQRGDIGGPLLVGLLLATLASFEATGAIVRSVSRLSSSIAAAEQIRAVADSPPAVVDPGRPVAMPEGNDIAFHGVRFGHHADRTILVDVSFKVATGSRVVILGASGSGKSTLMALLLRLFDPQAGTITLGDVDLRWLRQDELHRRIALLTQDTQVFMGSLRDNLLMGDPGASSERLWHMLDAVRLGDVVRRLPDQLDGYVGEKGWTLSAGQARRLCLARALLSKAQILVLDEPTSNLDPETERAFFEDLCNLATGKTVILATHAKPPSGVFDQCYVMTEGKMAVSGATATEEPRGPSVENVPLWSVPKDC; encoded by the coding sequence CGCACCCGGGCACTGCGGTTCGGCCTCGCCTTCGGCCTTGGTGCGCTGACGCTCGTTGCCGGCATGGCACTGCTTGGCGTTTCCGGATGGTTCCTGACTGCGGCTGCCCTGACGACCGCAGCTGCGAGTTTCAACCTGTTCGGGCCGTCGTCGCTGATCCGCGGCTTTTCATTGATCCGCATCGGCGCCCGCTATGGAGAAAAGCTCGTCGGTCACGATGCAACGCTGTGGCTGCTTGCCGATCTCCGGGGTTGGCTGTTTTCGCGGCTGATACCCCGTATGCCGCTCAAGGACACCGGTATCAGCCACGGCGACCTCGTCAGCCGGCTGACGGCCGACATCGATACGCTCGACACGGCGTTTCTGGTGGCCATTGGCCCGATGCTGACGGCGCTGGTGCTCGGGGCGACGATGAGTGCGATCCTCGGCTGGTACATACCCGCGGGGGCAGTGGTCTATGCGGTGACGCTTGCAACTGCGACCCTGGCGGTGCCCGCCGTCCTCGTTGGAGCGACGCTGGCGCAGGGGCGGTCCGTGATCGCGGCATCGGCTGCAGTCCGCAGCGCCGCCCTGCAAAGCATGGACGGGCTGGCGGACTTCATCGTCTTCGACCAGATCGCCATGGCAGAGAAGCAGTTCGACGATGCCGCGAACGCCGTGGGATCGGCGCGGCGGCGTCTCGCGTTACGGGGAAGCATTGCCAGCGCCATGGTCCAGCTTCTGGCCGGCACGGCGCTGGTCGGCGTGCTGTGGTTCGGCATCCAGAGCTTTCAGCGTGGCGATATCGGCGGCCCGCTGCTGGTCGGTCTGCTGCTGGCGACGCTTGCAAGCTTCGAGGCGACCGGTGCAATCGTTCGCAGCGTCTCGCGCCTGAGCTCCTCTATTGCTGCGGCCGAACAGATACGGGCAGTCGCCGACAGCCCGCCTGCGGTGGTTGATCCCGGGCGACCGGTGGCAATGCCGGAAGGCAACGACATCGCCTTCCACGGCGTGCGTTTCGGGCATCATGCCGACAGGACGATCCTGGTGGATGTCAGTTTTAAGGTCGCCACAGGGTCCCGCGTCGTGATCCTCGGTGCCAGCGGCTCCGGCAAGTCGACGTTGATGGCGCTGCTGCTTCGCCTCTTCGATCCGCAGGCTGGCACGATCACACTCGGCGATGTCGATCTTCGTTGGCTGAGGCAGGACGAACTGCATCGGCGCATCGCGCTTCTGACCCAGGATACGCAAGTCTTCATGGGAAGCCTGCGAGACAATCTGCTGATGGGCGATCCCGGCGCAAGCAGCGAGCGTCTCTGGCACATGCTCGACGCGGTCCGCCTCGGCGACGTCGTCCGGCGGCTGCCAGACCAGCTGGATGGCTATGTCGGCGAAAAGGGCTGGACACTGTCCGCCGGACAGGCGCGTCGCCTGTGTCTTGCGCGCGCGCTTCTCTCGAAAGCTCAAATCCTCGTTTTGGACGAACCGACGTCCAATCTCGATCCGGAGACAGAGCGCGCGTTTTTCGAGGATCTCTGCAATCTGGCGACAGGAAAAACGGTCATCCTTGCCACGCACGCAAAGCCGCCGTCGGGCGTCTTCGACCAGTGCTACGTTATGACGGAGGGAAAGATGGCGGTATCTGGGGCAACCGCCACAGAGGAGCCGCGAGGGCCAAGTGTTGAGAACGTCCCACTCTGGAGCGTTCCGAAGGACTGTTAA
- a CDS encoding SDR family oxidoreductase, whose protein sequence is MDGRVAVVTGAGSGIGRAVALALLGDGYVVALAGRRAEPLEETASLAMAGIPLIVPTDVTDPASVDALFAELEAKAGRLDVLFNNAGVGAPTTNFGDVTFEQWQAVISVNINGMFLCANRAYRMMRDQTPRGGRIINNGSISAHTPRPGSAPYTASKHAVTGLTKSISLDGRIHNIVASQIDIGNAATDMTTRMAKGVPQADGTIAVEPTMDVATVGATVLNMAKMSLAANVQFITIMASSMPFIGRG, encoded by the coding sequence ATGGATGGCCGGGTTGCAGTTGTCACGGGCGCAGGTTCAGGCATCGGAAGAGCGGTAGCGCTGGCGCTCCTGGGGGATGGCTACGTCGTTGCGCTCGCCGGTCGCCGTGCGGAGCCGCTGGAAGAAACAGCCTCTCTGGCCATGGCGGGCATACCGTTGATCGTTCCGACAGATGTCACCGACCCGGCGTCGGTCGACGCGCTCTTTGCCGAACTGGAGGCTAAGGCAGGGCGGCTGGACGTGCTGTTCAACAATGCCGGCGTGGGTGCGCCCACGACGAATTTCGGCGACGTGACGTTCGAGCAATGGCAAGCCGTCATTTCCGTCAACATCAACGGAATGTTTCTCTGTGCCAACCGGGCCTACCGCATGATGCGCGACCAGACGCCACGGGGCGGACGCATCATCAACAACGGCTCGATCTCGGCCCACACGCCGCGGCCAGGCTCAGCACCCTATACGGCCTCCAAGCACGCTGTGACCGGCCTCACCAAATCGATCAGCCTCGACGGGCGCATCCACAACATCGTTGCCTCGCAGATCGATATCGGCAACGCCGCCACGGATATGACGACGCGCATGGCCAAGGGCGTGCCACAGGCGGATGGCACGATTGCTGTCGAACCCACCATGGACGTCGCAACCGTGGGTGCCACCGTCCTCAATATGGCGAAAATGAGCCTCGCCGCCAACGTCCAGTTCATCACCATCATGGCCTCGAGCATGCCGTTCATAGGGCGGGGATAA
- a CDS encoding substrate-binding domain-containing protein → MKRRTMLQATVAALALMTSLPALADPMSDAKAVVDKYASKASAWDGPTTGPKGAAGKSIVILAGDMKNGGILGVVNGVQEAAGSLGWKVTALDGAGSIGGRTAAFGQAMALKPDGIIIDGFDAIEQKPAMEQAKAAGIPMVSWHAASNVGPVPEVGVFANVTTDAMEVSKAAADWAFVDAGGKPGVVIFTDSTYAIAIAKADRMKKEIESLGGTVLEYVDTPIAETSQRMPQLTTSLLQKYGEKWTHSLAINDLYFDFMGPSLASAGIEGDGKPVNVAAGDGSESAYQRIRAKQYQAVTVAEPLTLQGWQLVDELNRAFAGVAWSGYVSPLHVVTTANVEFDGGPKNSFDPDNGYRDHYKAIWGK, encoded by the coding sequence ATGAAGCGTAGAACGATGTTGCAGGCGACGGTCGCAGCGCTTGCCCTGATGACCAGCCTGCCGGCGCTTGCCGACCCTATGTCCGATGCGAAAGCGGTCGTCGACAAATATGCATCCAAGGCGAGTGCATGGGATGGCCCGACCACCGGGCCCAAGGGCGCAGCCGGCAAGTCGATCGTCATCCTTGCCGGCGACATGAAGAACGGCGGCATTCTCGGCGTCGTCAACGGCGTCCAGGAGGCGGCAGGATCGCTCGGCTGGAAAGTGACCGCGCTCGACGGCGCCGGCTCGATCGGCGGCCGGACGGCAGCCTTCGGCCAGGCGATGGCGCTGAAGCCGGATGGCATCATCATCGACGGTTTCGACGCTATCGAGCAGAAGCCGGCGATGGAGCAGGCAAAGGCTGCCGGCATTCCGATGGTCTCCTGGCATGCGGCATCGAATGTCGGTCCCGTCCCGGAAGTCGGCGTGTTCGCCAATGTCACCACCGACGCCATGGAGGTCTCCAAGGCTGCGGCCGACTGGGCATTCGTCGATGCAGGCGGCAAGCCCGGCGTCGTCATCTTCACGGACAGCACCTATGCGATTGCCATCGCCAAGGCCGACCGGATGAAGAAGGAAATCGAGAGCCTCGGCGGCACCGTGCTCGAATATGTCGATACGCCGATCGCCGAAACCTCGCAACGCATGCCGCAGCTGACGACATCGCTGCTGCAGAAATACGGGGAGAAGTGGACGCATTCGCTGGCGATCAATGACCTTTATTTCGACTTCATGGGTCCCTCGCTGGCATCGGCCGGCATCGAGGGAGACGGCAAGCCGGTGAATGTCGCCGCCGGCGACGGCTCGGAAAGCGCCTACCAGCGCATTCGCGCCAAGCAATACCAGGCAGTCACGGTGGCCGAGCCGCTCACCCTGCAGGGATGGCAACTGGTCGACGAACTAAACCGCGCCTTCGCCGGGGTCGCATGGTCCGGCTATGTTTCGCCGCTGCATGTGGTCACGACAGCCAATGTCGAATTCGACGGAGGCCCGAAGAACAGCTTCGATCCCGACAACGGCTATCGGGATCACTACAAGGCAATCTGGGGCAAATAA
- a CDS encoding ABC transporter permease yields the protein MQSIESTALEPTKGEMAGLSTSQKIGRLIPVYGLVILTVVLILLFSLLLPATFPTLLNVRSIVSDKAIIALLSLAAMIPMASGRIDLTVGYGIVLWHILAISLQTAYGLPWPVAVLIVLALGTITGFLNGLLVEVAKIDSFIATLGTGTVLYALALWHTGGRQVVGVLPHGFYALNGTMLFGLPITGFYVLGIAICMWVVLEYLPVGRYLYAIGANPKAAALNGIPVRKFVIGAFVTSGLLAALTGVLLASKLRIGQASVGLEYLLPALVGAFLGSTTIKPGRVNVWGTLIGVIILAVGISGIQQFGGSFFIEPLFNGVTLLIAIGIAGYAQRKRGAVRRITPAPK from the coding sequence ATGCAATCCATTGAATCAACCGCGCTGGAGCCGACTAAGGGCGAAATGGCGGGATTGTCGACCAGCCAGAAGATCGGCCGGCTTATCCCCGTCTACGGACTGGTAATCCTGACCGTCGTGCTGATCCTGCTGTTCTCGCTGCTGCTGCCGGCGACTTTCCCGACACTTCTCAACGTTCGCTCCATCGTGTCGGACAAGGCGATCATCGCGCTGCTGTCGCTGGCCGCGATGATCCCGATGGCGTCGGGCCGCATAGACCTGACCGTCGGTTACGGCATCGTGCTCTGGCACATCCTTGCCATCAGTCTGCAGACCGCCTACGGCCTTCCCTGGCCAGTGGCCGTCCTCATCGTGCTGGCGCTCGGCACCATCACGGGCTTCCTGAACGGACTGCTGGTGGAGGTCGCCAAGATCGACAGCTTTATCGCGACGCTCGGAACAGGCACCGTCCTCTACGCGCTGGCGCTTTGGCACACCGGCGGCCGCCAGGTTGTCGGCGTCCTGCCGCACGGCTTTTATGCACTGAACGGAACGATGCTGTTCGGCCTGCCGATCACTGGCTTTTACGTCCTCGGCATCGCCATCTGCATGTGGGTCGTGCTCGAATACCTGCCGGTCGGGCGATATCTCTACGCAATCGGTGCCAACCCGAAGGCCGCAGCCCTCAATGGCATTCCGGTGCGCAAGTTCGTGATCGGTGCCTTCGTGACGTCGGGACTGTTGGCGGCGCTCACCGGCGTACTTCTGGCCTCGAAGCTGCGCATCGGCCAGGCGAGCGTCGGGCTCGAATATCTGCTGCCGGCCCTCGTCGGCGCCTTCCTCGGCTCGACGACGATCAAGCCCGGACGCGTCAACGTCTGGGGGACGCTCATCGGCGTCATCATCCTGGCGGTCGGGATTTCCGGCATCCAGCAATTCGGCGGCTCCTTCTTCATCGAGCCGCTCTTCAACGGGGTCACCCTGCTTATTGCCATCGGCATAGCCGGTTACGCCCAGCGCAAGCGCGGCGCCGTGAGGAGGATCACGCCCGCGCCCAAGTAG
- a CDS encoding sugar ABC transporter ATP-binding protein → MEAKKLLEFQTITKTFGGTQALCDVSFDLREGEILALLGENGAGKSTLIKTLAGIYKPDTGDILFRGESYHHRPSRPNQRQPVAFIHQDLGLIEWMTVGENMGLAQGFSMRRGVIDWKRTQARAEDALKLVGCHFDPTTRVSSLSRTEKSLVAIARALAVEADVLVLDEPTASLPADEVERLFDAIRPLKERGVGMIYVSHRLDEIFRIADRVAVLRDGKMVGQKAVADTTPDELVTMIIGRANHDLFAKKPAVAGKAIVKVRDLACAGTSPVSFDIREGELLGLVGLRGAGQELIGRALFGCEGFAGSVLLHDQTPDLSSPRSAMASGIGLIARDRTEESVAMPLSVRENTYLNPGASGRGLRSFLSPRREADLASAIGRSVGLRPNDPDLPVEALSGGNQQKVVVARWLATGRKLLVAEDPTAGVDVGARADIYRLITQALDAGLAVVVVSTDFEEIAHICHRALVFSRGRIVSELAGNALTTEAVITAASASEAA, encoded by the coding sequence GTGGAAGCGAAAAAACTACTGGAGTTCCAGACGATCACCAAGACGTTTGGCGGAACCCAAGCGCTCTGTGACGTCTCCTTCGATTTGCGCGAAGGCGAGATCCTGGCCCTGCTGGGCGAAAACGGCGCCGGCAAGTCGACGCTGATCAAGACGCTCGCCGGCATCTACAAGCCCGATACCGGCGACATCCTCTTTCGTGGCGAAAGCTATCATCACCGTCCGTCGCGGCCCAACCAACGCCAGCCGGTCGCCTTCATCCACCAGGATCTCGGCTTGATCGAGTGGATGACGGTCGGCGAGAACATGGGCCTGGCGCAAGGGTTCTCCATGCGTCGCGGCGTGATCGACTGGAAGCGGACGCAGGCGCGCGCCGAGGATGCGCTGAAACTGGTGGGCTGCCACTTCGATCCGACGACCCGGGTCTCGTCCCTCAGCAGGACGGAGAAGTCCCTCGTGGCGATTGCCCGCGCCCTTGCCGTCGAAGCCGACGTCCTTGTGCTCGACGAACCCACGGCAAGCCTGCCGGCAGACGAGGTCGAGCGGCTGTTCGACGCCATCAGGCCCCTCAAGGAGCGCGGCGTCGGGATGATCTACGTCTCGCACCGGCTGGACGAGATTTTCCGCATTGCCGACCGCGTCGCCGTCCTTCGAGATGGCAAGATGGTCGGCCAGAAGGCTGTCGCCGACACGACGCCCGACGAGCTCGTAACGATGATCATCGGCCGCGCCAATCACGACCTGTTTGCCAAAAAGCCGGCCGTCGCCGGCAAGGCGATCGTCAAGGTCCGCGACCTCGCCTGCGCCGGCACCAGCCCGGTCTCTTTCGATATCCGTGAGGGCGAATTGCTCGGGCTGGTGGGATTGCGGGGCGCCGGACAGGAGTTGATCGGCCGCGCGCTGTTTGGCTGCGAGGGTTTTGCCGGCAGCGTGCTGCTGCATGACCAGACACCCGACCTGTCGAGCCCCCGAAGCGCCATGGCATCCGGAATCGGCCTGATCGCCCGCGACCGGACGGAGGAATCGGTCGCCATGCCGTTATCGGTGCGCGAAAACACCTACCTCAATCCCGGTGCATCCGGCCGGGGATTGCGGTCCTTTCTCTCCCCCCGACGCGAAGCCGATCTTGCCTCGGCCATCGGTCGTTCCGTCGGCCTGCGACCCAACGATCCCGACTTGCCTGTCGAAGCTCTATCCGGCGGCAATCAGCAGAAGGTCGTCGTCGCCCGCTGGCTGGCGACCGGGCGTAAGTTGCTGGTTGCCGAGGATCCGACCGCTGGTGTCGATGTCGGCGCCCGTGCCGATATCTACCGCCTTATCACCCAGGCGCTGGATGCCGGGCTTGCCGTCGTCGTCGTTTCCACCGATTTCGAGGAAATCGCCCACATCTGCCACAGAGCCCTTGTCTTTTCGCGCGGCAGGATCGTCAGCGAACTGGCCGGCAATGCGCTGACGACGGAAGCGGTCATCACAGCTGCGTCCGCGTCCGAAGCCGCATGA
- a CDS encoding NAD(P)-dependent oxidoreductase: MMDSDRASVAVIGAGIMGTAIATRLLETGHATSAFDLNPDKVAALADKGATPAKSVRAAVETSAFCILSLNHADIVRSVVFGEDGVAAAASADKLVIDMSSIDPAETTSIATRLRDETGMGWVDCPLSGGVPGALSGRLTIMAGGSETDFERARVVMQHLAANYTLMGGSGAGQTTKLINQLFCAVLFQAVAEAVKLAEAGGVDPAAIPAALAGGRADSRILQEFMGKFAQRDFSPTGRIDNMLKDLDSLQAFALKTKTPLPMTGAVVEIHRLLCAAGLGSRDSAEMIRLLDGFSAAP; encoded by the coding sequence ATGATGGATAGTGACAGGGCAAGCGTTGCAGTGATCGGCGCCGGCATCATGGGAACGGCGATCGCCACCCGCCTGCTCGAGACGGGCCATGCGACATCTGCTTTCGATCTCAATCCTGATAAAGTCGCGGCCCTCGCAGACAAGGGCGCAACTCCCGCAAAGTCTGTCCGGGCCGCCGTCGAGACGAGCGCATTCTGCATTCTCAGCCTCAACCACGCCGACATCGTGCGGTCCGTCGTGTTCGGCGAGGACGGCGTGGCTGCTGCCGCCAGTGCCGACAAACTGGTGATCGACATGTCGTCCATCGACCCCGCCGAGACGACCTCGATAGCAACCCGACTGCGAGATGAGACAGGCATGGGCTGGGTGGACTGCCCGCTGTCCGGGGGGGTGCCGGGCGCGCTATCGGGACGGCTGACGATCATGGCGGGCGGCAGCGAGACCGATTTCGAGCGGGCCCGCGTCGTCATGCAGCATCTGGCTGCCAACTATACGCTGATGGGCGGATCAGGAGCCGGCCAGACAACGAAGCTCATTAACCAGCTCTTCTGCGCAGTGCTTTTCCAGGCCGTCGCGGAGGCTGTGAAGCTCGCCGAAGCCGGCGGAGTCGATCCGGCGGCAATCCCTGCGGCGTTGGCAGGCGGCAGGGCGGACAGCCGCATTCTGCAGGAATTCATGGGCAAGTTTGCCCAGCGGGATTTCTCGCCGACCGGGCGGATCGACAATATGTTGAAAGACCTGGATTCGCTGCAGGCCTTCGCACTGAAGACGAAAACACCCCTTCCGATGACGGGCGCTGTGGTGGAGATTCACCGGCTGCTGTGTGCCGCCGGTCTCGGCAGCCGCGACTCCGCAGAGATGATCCGCCTGCTCGACGGCTTCTCCGCCGCACCGTAA
- a CDS encoding SDR family oxidoreductase, whose amino-acid sequence MRNLFDLTGRRALITGSSQGIGYALAEGLASYGAEVVINGRTSSAVAAAVETLRAKGFVAHASVFDVTKKDATDQGVAEIEAGIGAIDILINNAGMQFRSPLEEFPADKWELLLATNISSVFYVGQAVAKGMIARKEGKIINIASVQSELARPGIAPYTATKGAVRNLTRGMCADWAKHGLQINAIAPGYFKTPLNQALVDNPEFTSWLEKRTPAGRWGDVEELIGAAVFLSGKSSSFVNGHTLYVDGGITTCL is encoded by the coding sequence ATGAGGAACCTGTTCGATCTGACCGGCCGGCGCGCGCTGATTACCGGGTCCAGCCAAGGCATCGGATACGCCCTGGCCGAGGGCCTCGCGAGCTATGGCGCGGAGGTGGTGATCAACGGCCGGACTTCATCGGCAGTGGCTGCCGCCGTCGAAACTCTGAGGGCAAAGGGCTTTGTTGCCCATGCATCCGTCTTCGACGTCACCAAAAAGGATGCGACGGATCAGGGCGTTGCGGAAATCGAGGCTGGCATCGGCGCCATCGACATCCTCATCAACAACGCCGGGATGCAGTTTCGCTCGCCACTGGAAGAGTTTCCGGCCGACAAGTGGGAGCTTTTGCTGGCAACAAACATTTCCAGCGTCTTCTACGTGGGCCAGGCGGTCGCCAAGGGCATGATCGCGCGCAAAGAGGGCAAGATCATCAACATCGCTTCGGTCCAGAGCGAGCTGGCAAGGCCCGGTATCGCGCCCTACACCGCAACCAAGGGCGCCGTGCGCAACCTGACGAGAGGGATGTGCGCCGACTGGGCAAAGCACGGCCTGCAGATCAACGCCATTGCCCCCGGCTACTTCAAGACACCGCTGAACCAGGCGCTGGTCGACAATCCGGAGTTCACATCGTGGCTCGAAAAGCGCACGCCGGCCGGACGCTGGGGCGATGTCGAGGAACTGATCGGCGCTGCCGTGTTCCTGTCCGGCAAAAGCTCTTCCTTCGTCAACGGCCACACGCTCTATGTCGATGGCGGCATCACCACTTGCCTTTGA
- a CDS encoding 2-hydroxyacid dehydrogenase has translation MPKADILMTGVYPDWDMTALEENYVVHRLWEAEDRQALLKAVGKDIRAIATKGELGASAELMAALPNLEIVSCYGVGTDAIDLSYARDRGIRVTNTPDVLTDDVADIAIGLLLAAARRIAQADVFVRAGDWRNGAMPLVTRVSGKKLGLVGMGRIGQAIARRGAAFGCDIAYFSRNQRPDVAFAFEPDLIALAKWADFLVVIVPGGEATRNLVDGAVLAALGAQGILVNVSRGSTVDEAALIAALQEKTIQAAGLDVFWNEPNIDARFMTLDNIVLHPHHGSGTVETRQAMGQLVRDNLAAHFSGATLLTPVV, from the coding sequence ATGCCGAAGGCAGATATCCTGATGACCGGCGTGTATCCGGATTGGGACATGACGGCGCTGGAGGAAAATTATGTCGTCCATCGGCTGTGGGAGGCCGAAGACAGGCAGGCCCTGCTGAAGGCTGTCGGCAAGGACATTCGTGCCATCGCCACCAAGGGCGAGCTTGGCGCCTCCGCCGAACTCATGGCGGCGTTGCCGAACCTCGAGATCGTGTCGTGCTACGGCGTCGGCACCGACGCCATCGATCTTTCCTATGCCCGCGACCGCGGCATTCGCGTCACCAATACGCCCGATGTTCTCACCGATGACGTCGCCGATATTGCCATTGGATTGCTGCTGGCCGCAGCCAGGCGCATCGCGCAAGCAGATGTGTTCGTGCGCGCCGGAGACTGGCGCAACGGCGCGATGCCTTTGGTGACGCGGGTGTCGGGCAAGAAGCTCGGTCTCGTCGGCATGGGGCGCATCGGCCAGGCCATCGCCCGGCGCGGCGCGGCCTTCGGCTGCGATATCGCATACTTTTCCCGCAACCAACGCCCGGACGTTGCCTTCGCGTTCGAACCGGACCTGATCGCGCTGGCGAAATGGGCCGATTTCCTGGTGGTCATCGTTCCCGGTGGGGAGGCTACCCGAAATCTGGTCGATGGCGCGGTGCTGGCAGCCCTCGGAGCTCAAGGGATACTTGTTAATGTCTCAAGGGGTTCCACCGTCGATGAGGCGGCCTTGATTGCTGCCTTGCAGGAAAAAACCATCCAGGCCGCGGGCCTCGATGTGTTCTGGAACGAGCCCAACATCGACGCGCGTTTCATGACGCTCGACAATATCGTCCTGCATCCGCATCATGGGTCCGGGACGGTGGAAACGCGGCAGGCGATGGGCCAACTCGTTCGCGACAATCTCGCGGCGCATTTCTCCGGCGCAACACTGCTCACCCCGGTTGTTTGA
- a CDS encoding L-idonate 5-dehydrogenase: protein MKALVIHAAKDLRIEEVQAGLPGPGQVGIAIQAGGICGSDLHYYNHGGFGTVRLREPMILGHEIAGTINAIGEGVTGLSVGDRVAVSPSRPCNHCRYCLKGQQNQCLNMQFYGSAMPMPHIQGGFRQQLVAEGWQCHKVKDGVSIEEAAFAEPFAVVLHAVNRAGSLLGKRVLVTGCGPIGALAIIAARAHGAREIVVTDVVDNVLNLARTIGADRTINVASNPQDLSAYGADKGYFDVMFEASGNERAVRAGLEALAPRAVLVQLGLGGDISLPQNMIVAKEIEIRGTFRFHEEFALAVDLINSGRVDLKPLLTAVFPIEDAVAAFEAANDRSKAMKVQIAF from the coding sequence ATGAAAGCACTTGTCATTCACGCCGCCAAGGATCTTCGGATCGAGGAAGTACAGGCGGGATTGCCGGGGCCGGGACAGGTGGGCATTGCCATTCAGGCCGGCGGCATCTGTGGTTCCGACCTGCACTATTACAATCACGGTGGCTTCGGCACCGTGCGGCTGCGCGAACCGATGATCCTCGGGCATGAGATTGCCGGCACCATCAACGCCATCGGCGAAGGAGTGACTGGCCTCTCTGTCGGCGACCGCGTCGCCGTTTCGCCCAGCAGACCTTGCAATCATTGCCGGTATTGCCTCAAGGGGCAGCAGAACCAATGCCTCAACATGCAGTTCTACGGCAGCGCGATGCCGATGCCGCATATCCAGGGCGGCTTTCGCCAGCAACTGGTGGCGGAAGGCTGGCAGTGCCACAAGGTCAAGGACGGCGTTTCCATCGAGGAAGCGGCCTTCGCCGAACCGTTCGCGGTCGTCCTGCATGCGGTCAACCGCGCAGGCTCGCTGCTCGGCAAGCGGGTGCTGGTGACCGGCTGCGGACCGATCGGCGCGCTCGCAATCATTGCGGCACGGGCACACGGCGCCCGCGAAATCGTCGTCACCGATGTCGTCGACAATGTTCTCAATCTGGCGCGGACCATCGGTGCTGACCGGACGATCAATGTCGCTTCCAACCCGCAAGATCTGTCCGCCTATGGTGCCGACAAGGGTTATTTCGATGTGATGTTCGAAGCGTCCGGCAATGAACGGGCGGTCAGGGCGGGGCTGGAGGCGTTGGCGCCGCGCGCCGTGCTGGTTCAGCTCGGCCTCGGCGGCGACATCTCGCTGCCACAGAACATGATCGTCGCCAAGGAAATCGAGATACGCGGGACCTTCCGGTTCCACGAGGAGTTCGCTCTGGCGGTCGATCTGATCAACAGCGGGCGCGTCGATCTGAAGCCGCTGCTGACGGCGGTTTTCCCGATCGAGGATGCGGTGGCAGCCTTCGAGGCGGCGAACGATCGAAGCAAGGCCATGAAGGTGCAGATCGCCTTCTAG
- a CDS encoding LacI family DNA-binding transcriptional regulator — translation MAEVAKYVGVSAMTVSRAFRQDASVSEETRKRIMDAVDALGYVLDQSAGSLSSRRTGFIAALVPSINNSNFSDTARGITDALENTGLQLLLGYTDYAADKEEKLIEAMLRRRPEGIILTGGSHTMRARRMLENANIPVVETWEIPEKPLGHVVGFSNGEAMSMLVRALADKGYRKFGYIGGTTARDTRGSQRRSGFLKTVEELGLGPGRVISFGVPPITMQQGAQAIVSMLESWPDTEVVLCVSDLSAFGAMMECQRRGMRVPEDIAIAGFGDYEISSICHPRITTINADCYGIGSQAAAKLLEAIQGGEPKGDEITLTSCRVVLRESA, via the coding sequence ATGGCCGAGGTCGCCAAATATGTCGGCGTATCCGCGATGACAGTCTCGCGGGCTTTTCGGCAGGATGCCAGCGTCTCGGAGGAAACGCGCAAGCGGATCATGGATGCCGTCGATGCACTCGGCTACGTGCTTGACCAGTCGGCCGGCAGCCTGTCGTCCCGGCGCACCGGCTTCATTGCGGCGCTGGTGCCATCGATCAACAATTCCAACTTTTCCGACACCGCGCGGGGCATCACCGACGCGCTCGAAAATACCGGCCTGCAGCTGCTTCTCGGCTACACCGACTACGCGGCGGACAAGGAAGAAAAGCTTATCGAGGCGATGCTGCGCCGGCGCCCGGAAGGCATCATCCTGACCGGTGGATCGCACACGATGCGCGCGAGGCGCATGCTGGAAAATGCCAATATCCCGGTTGTCGAGACCTGGGAAATCCCGGAGAAGCCGCTCGGCCATGTCGTCGGTTTCTCGAATGGCGAGGCCATGTCGATGCTTGTGCGCGCGCTCGCCGACAAGGGTTACCGCAAGTTCGGCTATATCGGCGGCACCACGGCGCGCGACACGCGCGGCAGCCAGCGGCGCAGCGGATTCCTGAAGACGGTCGAGGAACTCGGGCTAGGACCTGGCCGCGTCATCTCCTTCGGCGTCCCGCCGATCACCATGCAGCAGGGCGCGCAGGCCATCGTCAGCATGCTCGAAAGCTGGCCCGACACGGAAGTCGTACTGTGCGTTTCCGACCTGTCGGCCTTCGGTGCGATGATGGAATGCCAGCGCCGCGGCATGCGCGTACCGGAAGACATTGCCATCGCCGGCTTCGGTGACTACGAGATCTCGTCGATCTGCCACCCGCGCATCACAACGATCAATGCCGATTGCTATGGCATCGGCAGCCAGGCGGCGGCAAAGCTGCTCGAAGCCATCCAGGGCGGAGAGCCGAAGGGCGACGAGATCACTCTCACCAGCTGCCGCGTCGTGTTGCGCGAAAGCGCCTGA